A stretch of the Carassius carassius chromosome 50, fCarCar2.1, whole genome shotgun sequence genome encodes the following:
- the tph1a gene encoding tryptophan 5-hydroxylase 1a isoform X1: MYSTKSEGPRRGRSFDSMNIGLTLEEKQLNNEMNKSAFPKIEENKDNKTASTERGRAALVFSLKNEVGGLVKALKLFQENHVNLVHIESRKSKRRNSEFEIFVDCDSNREQLHEIIQLLRKHVNVLEMDAPDNRLPEESEMENVPWFPKKISDLDKCANRVLMYGSDLDADHPGFKDNVYRKRRKYFADLAMSYKHGDPIPRIEFTEEEVKTWGVVFRELNKLYPSHACREYLKNLPLLIKHCDIREDNIPQLEDVSRFLKERTGFTIRPVAGYLSPRDFLAGLAFRVFHCTQYVRHSSDPLYTPEPDTCHELLGHVPLLAEPSFAQFSQEIGLSSLGASDDSVQKLATCYFFTVEFGLCKQEGKLRAYGAGLLSSISELKHALSGNSRILPFDPNVTCKQECIITTFQDVYFVSDTFEEAKVKMREFAKTIKRPFSVRYNPYTQSVDVLKDTTSINNMVEELRHELDIIGDALNRLNKQLGV; this comes from the exons ATGTACTCAACTAAAAGCGAGGGACCGCGCAGAGGAAGATCTTTTGACTCCATGAACATTGGTCTGACATTGGAAGAGAAGCAACTTAACAATGAG ATGAACAAATCTGCCTTTCCAAAGATCGAGGAGAATAAAGACAACAAAACCGCGTCTACAGAGAGGGGCCGGGCTGCTCTTGTGTTCTCTTTGAAGAATGAAGTCGGTGGGCTTGTCAAGGCACTAAAACTTTTCCAG GAAAACCACGTCAATCTCGTCCACATCGAGTCCAGAAAATCCAAAAGGCGCAACTCCGAGTTCGAGATCTTCGTAGACTGTGACAGCAACCGCGAGCAACTGCACGAGATCATTCAGCTGCTGAGGAAACACGTGAACGTGCTCGAGATGGACGCACCTGACAACCGTCTGCCTGAAGAAAGCG AGATGGAGAACGTGCCGTGGTTCCCGAAGAAGATTTCAGATCTGGATAAATGTGCGAACCGTGTGCTGATGTATGGATCCGACTTGGATGCGGATCATCCA GGATTCAAGGACAACGTCTATCGCAAAAGGAGAAAGTATTTTGCAGACTTGGCTATGAGCTACAAACA TGGAGATCCTATTCCCCGTATAGAGTTTACAGAGGAGGAGGTGAAAACATGGGGAGTGGTGTTCAGGGAGCTGAATAAACTCTACCCCTCACATGCCTGCCGCGAGTACCTGAAGAATCTGCCCTTGCTCATCAAACACTGTGACATCCGCGAGGACAACATCCCACAGCTGGAGGATGTCTCGCGCTTCCTCAAAG AGCGCACCGGCTTCACCATCAGGCCTGTGGCTGGGTATCTCTCCCCACGAGACTTCCTGGCAGGTCTGGCCTTCCGTGTGTTTCACTGCACTCAGTATGTCCGGCACAGCTCAGACCCCCTCTACACACCTGAGCC AGACACATGTCATGAGCTGCTTGGACATGTCCCTCTCTTGGCCGAGCCCAGCTTTGCTCAGTTTAGTCAGGAGATTGGTCTCTCGTCACTGGGAGCATCGGATGACTCTGTACAGAAACTCGCCACT TGTTATTTCTTCACTGTGGAGTTTGGCCTCTGTAAGCAGGAAGGGAAACTGAGAGCTTATGGGGCCGGTCTGCTGTCCTCTATCAGTGAGCTGAAG CATGCACTGTCAGGAAATTCCAGGATCTTGCCCTTTGACCCCAATGTGACATGCAAACAGGAGTGCATCATCACCACCTTTCAGGATGTCTACTTTGTTTCAGACACCTTTGAGGAAGCAAAAGTCAAAATGAG GGAGTTTGCAAAGACCATCAAGAGGCCATTCTCAGTACGCTACAACCCATACACACAGAGTGTAGACGTTCTGAAGGACACAACCAGCATCAACAACATGGTAGAAGAACTAAGACATGAGCTGGACATCATTGGAGATGCACTAAACAGGCTAAACAAACAGTTAGGAgtctga
- the tph1a gene encoding tryptophan 5-hydroxylase 1a isoform X2 has protein sequence MLSGILLSGRRGQGRLLSHMRDKRNMMNKSAFPKIEENKDNKTASTERGRAALVFSLKNEVGGLVKALKLFQENHVNLVHIESRKSKRRNSEFEIFVDCDSNREQLHEIIQLLRKHVNVLEMDAPDNRLPEESEMENVPWFPKKISDLDKCANRVLMYGSDLDADHPGFKDNVYRKRRKYFADLAMSYKHGDPIPRIEFTEEEVKTWGVVFRELNKLYPSHACREYLKNLPLLIKHCDIREDNIPQLEDVSRFLKERTGFTIRPVAGYLSPRDFLAGLAFRVFHCTQYVRHSSDPLYTPEPDTCHELLGHVPLLAEPSFAQFSQEIGLSSLGASDDSVQKLATCYFFTVEFGLCKQEGKLRAYGAGLLSSISELKHALSGNSRILPFDPNVTCKQECIITTFQDVYFVSDTFEEAKVKMREFAKTIKRPFSVRYNPYTQSVDVLKDTTSINNMVEELRHELDIIGDALNRLNKQLGV, from the exons ATGCTGTCGGGAATCCTGCTGTCGGGAAGAAGAGGACAGGGACGATTACTCTCCCACATGCGCGATAAAAGAAACATG ATGAACAAATCTGCCTTTCCAAAGATCGAGGAGAATAAAGACAACAAAACCGCGTCTACAGAGAGGGGCCGGGCTGCTCTTGTGTTCTCTTTGAAGAATGAAGTCGGTGGGCTTGTCAAGGCACTAAAACTTTTCCAG GAAAACCACGTCAATCTCGTCCACATCGAGTCCAGAAAATCCAAAAGGCGCAACTCCGAGTTCGAGATCTTCGTAGACTGTGACAGCAACCGCGAGCAACTGCACGAGATCATTCAGCTGCTGAGGAAACACGTGAACGTGCTCGAGATGGACGCACCTGACAACCGTCTGCCTGAAGAAAGCG AGATGGAGAACGTGCCGTGGTTCCCGAAGAAGATTTCAGATCTGGATAAATGTGCGAACCGTGTGCTGATGTATGGATCCGACTTGGATGCGGATCATCCA GGATTCAAGGACAACGTCTATCGCAAAAGGAGAAAGTATTTTGCAGACTTGGCTATGAGCTACAAACA TGGAGATCCTATTCCCCGTATAGAGTTTACAGAGGAGGAGGTGAAAACATGGGGAGTGGTGTTCAGGGAGCTGAATAAACTCTACCCCTCACATGCCTGCCGCGAGTACCTGAAGAATCTGCCCTTGCTCATCAAACACTGTGACATCCGCGAGGACAACATCCCACAGCTGGAGGATGTCTCGCGCTTCCTCAAAG AGCGCACCGGCTTCACCATCAGGCCTGTGGCTGGGTATCTCTCCCCACGAGACTTCCTGGCAGGTCTGGCCTTCCGTGTGTTTCACTGCACTCAGTATGTCCGGCACAGCTCAGACCCCCTCTACACACCTGAGCC AGACACATGTCATGAGCTGCTTGGACATGTCCCTCTCTTGGCCGAGCCCAGCTTTGCTCAGTTTAGTCAGGAGATTGGTCTCTCGTCACTGGGAGCATCGGATGACTCTGTACAGAAACTCGCCACT TGTTATTTCTTCACTGTGGAGTTTGGCCTCTGTAAGCAGGAAGGGAAACTGAGAGCTTATGGGGCCGGTCTGCTGTCCTCTATCAGTGAGCTGAAG CATGCACTGTCAGGAAATTCCAGGATCTTGCCCTTTGACCCCAATGTGACATGCAAACAGGAGTGCATCATCACCACCTTTCAGGATGTCTACTTTGTTTCAGACACCTTTGAGGAAGCAAAAGTCAAAATGAG GGAGTTTGCAAAGACCATCAAGAGGCCATTCTCAGTACGCTACAACCCATACACACAGAGTGTAGACGTTCTGAAGGACACAACCAGCATCAACAACATGGTAGAAGAACTAAGACATGAGCTGGACATCATTGGAGATGCACTAAACAGGCTAAACAAACAGTTAGGAgtctga